From one Streptomyces sp. R41 genomic stretch:
- a CDS encoding MerR family transcriptional regulator, translating into MDMLTIGAFAKACRLSPKALRLYDELELLRPARVDPETGYRYYAVGQLEQARLVAWLRRLGMPLARIRRVCAMAPGPAAREIRAYWAQVEADTVARRDLAAFLVDHLSPSPGKDTSMLELRYSALSDTGLVRTANQDTAYAGTRVLAVADGFGPGGAPASTAAVEALKFLDDEPLPAGSVLNLLEDAVQGATQAVQDIAPDGEDAGTTLTAMVWTGSQLALVHIGDSRAYLLRDGELFRITHDHTVVQSMIDEGSLTPEEATTHPQRSLLLKALGIGSAAPVPDLRLHDARPGDRYLLCSDGLSGVVPDEGIARILTSRAAPEEAVRSLVDTANDSGGPDNVSCVVADVADASATTGPRFS; encoded by the coding sequence ATGGACATGCTGACGATCGGGGCCTTCGCGAAGGCGTGCCGGCTGTCGCCGAAGGCGCTGCGGCTGTACGACGAGCTGGAGCTGCTGCGGCCCGCCCGGGTCGACCCGGAGACCGGGTACCGGTACTACGCGGTCGGGCAGCTGGAGCAGGCACGTCTGGTGGCGTGGCTGCGGCGGCTCGGGATGCCGCTCGCCCGGATCCGGCGGGTGTGCGCCATGGCGCCGGGGCCGGCCGCGCGGGAGATCCGCGCGTACTGGGCCCAGGTCGAGGCCGATACGGTCGCCCGCCGGGATCTGGCGGCGTTCCTCGTGGACCATCTCTCGCCGTCCCCAGGGAAGGACACCAGCATGCTGGAGCTCCGTTACTCCGCTCTCTCCGACACCGGTCTGGTCCGCACCGCCAATCAGGACACCGCCTACGCGGGCACCCGCGTCCTCGCCGTGGCCGACGGATTCGGGCCCGGCGGGGCGCCCGCCAGTACGGCGGCGGTGGAGGCCCTCAAGTTCCTGGACGACGAGCCGCTCCCGGCCGGAAGTGTGCTCAATCTCCTTGAGGACGCCGTCCAGGGCGCCACCCAGGCCGTCCAGGACATCGCCCCCGACGGGGAGGACGCCGGAACCACCCTCACCGCGATGGTGTGGACCGGCTCCCAGCTCGCGCTGGTCCACATCGGGGACTCGCGCGCGTATCTGCTCCGCGACGGGGAGCTGTTCCGGATCACCCACGACCACACCGTGGTCCAGTCGATGATCGACGAGGGCAGTCTCACGCCGGAGGAGGCGACCACCCATCCCCAACGCTCCCTGCTCCTGAAGGCGTTGGGCATCGGCTCGGCCGCCCCCGTCCCCGATCTGCGGCTGCACGACGCCCGGCCGGGCGACCGCTATCTGCTCTGCTCGGACGGCCTCTCCGGTGTCGTACCGGATGAGGGGATAGCGCGGATCCTCACCTCACGTGCCGCACCCGAGGAGGCCGTTCGGTCCCTCGTCGACACGGCGAACGACTCCGGTGGCCCGGACAACGTGAGTTGTGTGGTCGCGGATGTGGCGGACGCCAGTGCCACCACCGGCCCCCGGTTCAGCTAG
- a CDS encoding GNAT family N-acetyltransferase, with the protein MDPVTFATARLLLRPFTPDDADAVYAACQDVDIQYYTPAPTPFRREDAERYVEETAPKGWATDGDYILGAFRTDNGALVGSFCLTKRDRGVYELGYWAAKEQRGHGYSAEAARTLCDWGFTALHAHRIEWWAMVGNVASRALAEKLGFTLEGTLRNRSMVNGQPHDWWVGGLLKP; encoded by the coding sequence ATGGATCCGGTGACTTTCGCGACCGCCCGCCTGCTGTTACGGCCCTTCACTCCCGACGACGCGGACGCGGTGTACGCGGCCTGCCAGGATGTGGACATCCAGTACTACACGCCGGCGCCCACACCGTTCCGGCGTGAGGACGCCGAGAGATACGTCGAAGAGACTGCTCCCAAGGGCTGGGCCACGGACGGCGATTACATCCTCGGCGCCTTCCGCACGGACAACGGCGCTCTGGTTGGCTCCTTCTGTCTGACCAAACGTGACCGGGGTGTCTACGAACTCGGTTACTGGGCGGCCAAAGAGCAGCGTGGCCACGGGTACTCCGCCGAGGCCGCGCGGACGCTGTGCGACTGGGGCTTCACCGCGCTCCATGCGCATCGAATCGAGTGGTGGGCGATGGTCGGCAACGTGGCCTCCCGCGCACTCGCCGAGAAGCTCGGCTTCACGCTGGAGGGAACCCTCCGCAATCGCAGCATGGTCAACGGTCAACCGCACGACTGGTGGGTGGGCGGACTCCTGAAGCCCTGA
- a CDS encoding helix-turn-helix domain-containing protein, giving the protein MSESPPPLPETLARLDARIAEKRLDRGEVLDTRALSGRTALPEGEIRALLDGEAPPEDKVDDRIRGRVRALYEAYLAESGRRPADVCREVAARLGISEKWARSLLNGDKMPNVPDLTRLAEFFHIDQGTKFFTDPAAVALNAALQRTLQELEGGTEEGPLLKFTIKHGVVTLALRGKRLTPRKQEALVLMLEGLLGGEEAER; this is encoded by the coding sequence GTGAGTGAGTCCCCGCCGCCTCTCCCCGAGACACTCGCACGCCTCGACGCGCGGATCGCCGAGAAGCGTCTGGACCGAGGCGAAGTCCTCGACACGCGTGCCCTGTCGGGGCGGACCGCCCTCCCCGAGGGGGAGATCCGGGCCCTGCTCGACGGCGAGGCGCCGCCCGAGGACAAGGTGGACGACCGGATCCGGGGGCGGGTGCGCGCGCTGTACGAGGCGTATCTCGCCGAGAGCGGGAGGAGGCCCGCCGATGTGTGCCGGGAGGTCGCCGCCCGGCTCGGGATCAGCGAGAAATGGGCACGCTCCCTCCTCAACGGCGACAAGATGCCGAACGTGCCGGACCTCACCCGGCTCGCGGAGTTCTTCCACATCGACCAGGGCACCAAGTTCTTCACCGACCCGGCCGCCGTCGCCCTGAACGCAGCTCTTCAGCGCACCCTTCAGGAACTCGAAGGCGGCACGGAGGAGGGCCCCCTGCTCAAGTTCACGATCAAGCACGGAGTCGTGACGCTCGCGCTGCGGGGCAAGCGGCTCACGCCCCGCAAGCAGGAGGCGCTCGTGCTGATGCTCGAAGGCCTGCTGGGCGGCGAGGAGGCGGAACGATGA
- a CDS encoding metallophosphoesterase, with the protein MIVIAHVSDLHIDSDRRSVERAEAVMAYLEDLPHDLDAVLVTGDIADHGLPSEYEEVRRLLTSRHPVLVCPGNHDERAAFREHLLGRPAAPGPVNQVHHAPGFTLALCDSSVPGKDHGHLEDETLTWLDDVLTQATTPVLVAFHHPPTTLNMPYVDGIRLLDERPLADLTARHPHLTAFLTGHAHTPAATTFAGLPLLVAPGVVSTSRLPWEHRAHPDDHVHLDLPPALAFHVLDADGRLTTHYRSVIV; encoded by the coding sequence GTGATCGTGATCGCCCACGTCAGCGACCTCCACATCGACAGCGACCGCCGCAGCGTCGAGCGCGCCGAGGCTGTCATGGCGTACCTCGAAGACCTCCCCCACGACCTGGACGCCGTCCTCGTCACGGGAGACATCGCGGACCACGGCCTGCCGTCCGAGTACGAGGAGGTCCGTCGGCTCCTCACTTCCCGGCACCCGGTCCTGGTCTGCCCCGGCAACCACGACGAACGCGCCGCGTTCCGCGAGCACTTGCTCGGCCGCCCCGCCGCGCCGGGCCCGGTCAACCAGGTCCACCACGCGCCGGGCTTCACCCTGGCCCTGTGCGACTCCTCGGTACCGGGCAAGGACCACGGCCACCTGGAAGACGAGACCCTGACCTGGCTGGACGACGTCCTCACACAGGCCACGACCCCCGTCCTGGTCGCGTTCCACCACCCACCGACCACCCTCAACATGCCGTACGTCGACGGCATCCGCCTCCTGGACGAGCGGCCCCTCGCCGACCTGACCGCCCGCCACCCCCATCTCACCGCCTTCCTCACCGGCCACGCCCACACCCCGGCGGCCACCACCTTCGCGGGCCTCCCCCTCCTGGTGGCACCCGGCGTCGTCTCGACCAGCCGCCTCCCGTGGGAACACCGCGCCCACCCGGACGACCACGTCCACCTGGACCTGCCGCCCGCGCTGGCGTTCCACGTCCTGGACGCGGACGGGCGACTCACCACCCACTACAGGAGCGTCATCGTGTAG
- a CDS encoding condensation protein, with protein MTAVEHPARDGTDGPIQPPVRIPFPVVDEVARHCLQEEEPETVHIEVHLPGRLDPDRLRTAFTRALRRHPRILMREAPGPWYRRRYEWELTPGPDVEVVSFTSADSDALRDARTRALLEAPPLSLSPPIRLEVVQRAGRAVGSEATDAVGEATMGKRTDSAAGTHAARDGSPPSAAPAAPGTAAADMAAGMPARGGTRPTESGTPQAPGSPSRPHAGPTPGHPHAKGTVLFLTINHTALDGPACLRILATAAELYGGKDNTPAAPPVRTPDATDTPQVDAPSTWTPPARVAHGTPEPSPGNGMLVTELNVPRRPKGSPYTVNDQLMATTALMLAHWNREHGARPRPLRITMPVDDRPRDADMPIGNGTRLVEVTFAPEEVDAHRMSELLRRTADRTRALKSLDRPQLGHGAALLTAPVVPVAWRAAVTRGLRRAAGPWTSTTLLSNIGRIPYPLDFGEAAGRAHAVWFSAPARMPRGLTVTTASTAGRLHLALRWSRTLLSHGDGAHLRDLFEHYLHATEGDTP; from the coding sequence ATGACAGCGGTGGAGCACCCGGCACGGGACGGCACCGACGGTCCGATCCAGCCCCCCGTACGCATCCCGTTCCCGGTGGTGGACGAGGTCGCCCGGCACTGCCTCCAGGAGGAGGAACCGGAGACGGTCCACATCGAGGTCCACCTGCCGGGCCGTCTCGACCCGGACCGACTGAGGACGGCGTTCACGCGGGCGCTCCGCCGCCACCCCCGCATCCTGATGCGCGAGGCCCCGGGCCCCTGGTACCGCCGCCGCTACGAGTGGGAACTGACACCGGGGCCGGACGTGGAGGTGGTGTCGTTCACCTCCGCGGACTCCGACGCACTCCGGGACGCCCGGACCAGGGCCCTGCTGGAAGCACCGCCGCTCTCCCTTTCCCCACCGATACGCCTGGAGGTGGTGCAGCGCGCGGGCCGGGCGGTGGGAAGCGAGGCAACGGACGCGGTGGGCGAAGCCACGATGGGCAAGCGCACCGATTCAGCCGCAGGCACGCATGCAGCCAGGGACGGCTCCCCGCCCTCAGCGGCTCCAGCAGCGCCGGGCACCGCCGCAGCCGACATGGCTGCGGGCATGCCCGCTCGGGGCGGCACCCGTCCGACAGAGAGCGGCACCCCGCAGGCGCCGGGCTCGCCGTCCCGCCCCCACGCCGGCCCCACCCCCGGTCACCCACACGCCAAGGGCACAGTCCTCTTCCTCACCATCAACCACACCGCCCTGGACGGCCCCGCCTGCCTCCGCATCCTGGCCACCGCGGCCGAGCTGTACGGAGGCAAGGACAACACCCCCGCCGCACCCCCGGTGCGTACCCCCGACGCGACGGACACCCCCCAGGTGGACGCCCCCTCCACCTGGACCCCACCCGCCAGGGTCGCCCACGGCACCCCCGAGCCCTCCCCCGGCAACGGCATGCTCGTCACCGAGCTGAACGTCCCGCGCCGCCCCAAGGGCTCCCCGTACACGGTGAACGACCAGCTCATGGCCACCACGGCCCTCATGCTCGCCCACTGGAACAGGGAACACGGCGCCCGTCCCCGCCCCTTGCGCATCACGATGCCCGTCGACGACCGCCCGCGCGACGCGGACATGCCGATCGGCAACGGGACACGGCTCGTAGAAGTCACCTTCGCCCCCGAGGAGGTGGACGCGCACAGGATGAGCGAGCTGCTGCGCCGCACGGCGGACCGCACCCGCGCGCTGAAATCCCTCGACCGTCCCCAACTCGGCCACGGCGCGGCACTGTTGACCGCCCCCGTGGTCCCCGTGGCGTGGCGCGCGGCGGTCACCAGAGGCCTGCGCAGAGCGGCCGGTCCCTGGACCTCGACCACGCTGCTGAGCAACATCGGCCGCATCCCGTACCCCCTGGACTTCGGCGAGGCGGCGGGCCGCGCCCACGCGGTCTGGTTCTCGGCCCCCGCCCGCATGCCCCGCGGCCTGACCGTCACGACCGCATCCACCGCGGGCCGCCTGCACCTCGCCCTGCGCTGGTCCCGCACCCTGCTCAGTCACGGCGACGGCGCCCACCTCCGCGACCTCTTCGAGCACTACCTGCACGCGACGGAGGGGGACACCCCATGA
- a CDS encoding FkbM family methyltransferase has translation MTDPRTGRVKKTLAARLAPLLPTRLVAATARLVYPRFEPELARLADLCPPGCGTAVDVGGWYGPWSRRLAGRARRVVAVEPVPHLARLLSAATPGNVRVISAAASDHRGTAQLWLPPDDAGDRGVSSLVRRDIHARALKVPCLTLDSLGLRDVGFIKIDVDGNELAVLRGARALLTRDRPALFIELESRIQPIAPVVEHLAEQGYAGWVLPGAAWLPLASFPLEAHQAQTSYVVSQGLLRRVLPPHGPRYVNSVLFLPDGRRPGEAHVRDHGPHAGQTPHHPLHPSRLPAGPAAPHGRPQP, from the coding sequence ATGACAGACCCCAGGACCGGTCGCGTGAAGAAGACCCTGGCCGCCCGCCTCGCCCCCTTGCTCCCCACCCGTCTGGTCGCCGCCACCGCCCGGCTCGTCTACCCGCGTTTCGAACCCGAGCTGGCCCGGCTCGCCGACCTGTGCCCACCCGGTTGCGGCACGGCGGTGGACGTGGGCGGCTGGTACGGCCCCTGGAGCCGCCGACTGGCCGGCCGAGCCCGCCGCGTGGTGGCCGTCGAACCGGTCCCCCACCTGGCCAGACTCCTCTCCGCCGCCACCCCCGGGAACGTCCGCGTGATCAGCGCCGCCGCCTCCGACCACCGGGGCACGGCCCAGCTGTGGCTGCCGCCGGACGACGCGGGCGACCGAGGCGTGTCCTCCCTCGTGCGCAGGGACATCCACGCCCGCGCGCTGAAGGTCCCCTGCCTGACCCTCGACAGCCTGGGCCTCCGCGACGTCGGCTTCATCAAGATCGACGTGGACGGCAACGAGCTGGCGGTGCTGCGCGGCGCGCGGGCCCTGCTCACCCGCGACCGCCCGGCTCTCTTCATCGAACTGGAGTCCCGTATCCAGCCGATCGCCCCGGTCGTCGAGCACCTCGCCGAGCAGGGCTACGCCGGGTGGGTGCTCCCCGGCGCCGCCTGGCTGCCCCTGGCCTCCTTCCCCCTGGAGGCCCACCAGGCGCAGACGTCGTACGTCGTCTCCCAGGGCCTGCTGCGCCGGGTGCTGCCGCCGCACGGCCCCCGTTACGTCAACTCGGTCCTGTTCCTGCCCGACGGGCGCCGTCCGGGCGAGGCCCACGTACGCGACCATGGACCTCATGCCGGCCAAACGCCCCACCACCCCCTTCACCCCTCTCGACTTCCAGCTGGTCCTGCTGCGCCGCATGGCCGACCACAACCCTGA
- a CDS encoding class I SAM-dependent methyltransferase codes for MTTTAPARRGLREFYEDPAVPVASGTPRSLRQARMLAAALGPATAGAKTVLDIGCGDGTAAATAAPLLAGHRLIGVDWSQDALRRAHAHMPYAIRGELTDGGLPFRTESADAVLFSEVVEHLVDPDSALDEIRRILCPGGHLMLSTPNLAAWYNRALLLAGVQPVFSEVSLRAIHGRPGSEVVGHLRLYTARALREFVTASGFEVVRLAGAPFHGVPRPLRPLDRLACAAPSLSSILLLHARRT; via the coding sequence ATGACCACAACCGCCCCGGCACGGCGCGGACTTCGCGAGTTCTACGAGGACCCCGCCGTCCCCGTCGCCTCGGGCACCCCGCGCAGTCTGCGCCAGGCCCGCATGCTGGCCGCCGCGCTGGGCCCGGCCACGGCGGGCGCGAAGACCGTCCTGGACATCGGCTGCGGCGACGGCACCGCGGCCGCGACCGCCGCCCCCCTCCTCGCCGGCCACCGCCTGATCGGCGTCGACTGGTCGCAGGACGCCCTCAGACGCGCCCACGCCCATATGCCGTACGCGATCCGCGGCGAACTCACCGACGGCGGGCTGCCGTTCAGGACGGAGTCGGCCGACGCGGTGCTCTTCAGCGAGGTCGTCGAGCACCTCGTGGACCCGGACAGCGCGCTCGACGAGATCCGCCGAATCCTGTGTCCCGGCGGCCACTTGATGCTCTCCACCCCGAACCTCGCCGCCTGGTACAACCGCGCCCTGCTGCTCGCCGGCGTCCAACCGGTCTTCTCGGAGGTGAGTCTGCGCGCCATCCACGGCCGACCGGGGAGCGAGGTCGTGGGCCATCTGCGGCTCTACACGGCCCGTGCGCTGCGGGAGTTCGTGACCGCGTCGGGCTTCGAGGTCGTACGCCTGGCGGGTGCGCCCTTCCACGGCGTACCGCGCCCGCTGCGCCCCCTGGACCGGCTGGCCTGCGCCGCGCCGTCCCTGTCCTCCATCCTGCTCCTGCACGCGCGAAGGACGTAG
- a CDS encoding NAD(P)/FAD-dependent oxidoreductase, whose protein sequence is MSASPTSDRLLSDRPLRSAVVLGGSLAGLLAARALVEFADVVTVVERDVLPDGPERRKNLPQAQHVHLLWSGGAHAMEELVPGVTGLLADAGAHRLPLPRDMVALSPQGWFRRWNESHHMILCSRDLLDATVRAQILDDDRIKLVERAEALGLEGTATAVTGVRVRSHDDAERTLPADLVVDATGRASRTPEWLAALGLPEPEVRQVNSGLAYASRIFRAPEHARHGFPVLNVQAAPRDGRPGRAGVLLPIEDGRWLVTLSGTRGGEPTADEGDFERFAFEELRHPVIGEFIAGAEPLTGVAFTRTTANRRYYYERSRQWPDGFLVIGDALAAYNPIYGHGMSVAAQSAVALRDVIRRRGRGAPRPARVLQKAVARPVNAAWDLATGQDVFFPGATEAGPTLRDRILAAYVDRLLYTATGNGRVARRFTDVSSLERGAQVLLAPGVLLAAVLGPLKPQLTGPPLTDEEWKAAGGRSS, encoded by the coding sequence ATGAGTGCCAGCCCCACGAGCGATCGTCTCCTGAGCGATCGCCCCCTGAGATCCGCCGTCGTCCTCGGCGGCAGCCTCGCCGGACTGCTCGCGGCACGCGCCCTGGTCGAGTTCGCGGACGTCGTCACGGTCGTCGAGCGCGACGTCCTGCCCGACGGGCCCGAGCGCCGCAAGAACCTCCCGCAGGCCCAGCACGTCCATCTGTTGTGGTCCGGCGGTGCCCACGCGATGGAGGAACTCGTCCCGGGTGTCACCGGGCTGCTGGCGGACGCCGGGGCGCACCGGCTGCCGCTCCCGAGGGACATGGTCGCGCTGTCGCCCCAGGGCTGGTTCCGCCGCTGGAACGAGTCCCACCACATGATCCTCTGCAGCCGTGACCTCCTCGACGCGACGGTCCGCGCCCAGATCCTCGACGACGACCGCATCAAGCTCGTCGAGCGCGCAGAGGCCCTCGGCCTGGAAGGCACCGCGACCGCCGTCACCGGAGTCCGTGTCCGCAGCCATGACGACGCGGAGCGCACCCTCCCCGCCGACCTGGTCGTCGACGCCACCGGACGCGCCTCCCGCACACCGGAGTGGCTCGCCGCCCTCGGCCTTCCCGAACCGGAGGTACGGCAGGTCAACTCCGGCCTGGCATACGCCAGTCGGATCTTCCGCGCCCCGGAGCACGCACGGCATGGCTTCCCCGTCCTCAATGTGCAGGCCGCCCCGCGCGACGGCCGCCCGGGCCGGGCGGGTGTCCTGCTGCCCATCGAGGACGGCCGGTGGCTGGTCACCCTGTCGGGCACCCGGGGCGGTGAACCCACCGCCGACGAGGGCGACTTCGAGCGGTTCGCCTTCGAGGAGCTACGGCACCCCGTCATCGGCGAGTTCATCGCGGGCGCCGAGCCGCTCACCGGCGTGGCGTTCACCCGTACCACCGCGAACCGCCGCTACTACTACGAGCGTTCACGCCAGTGGCCCGACGGCTTCCTCGTCATCGGCGACGCGCTCGCCGCGTACAACCCCATCTACGGTCATGGCATGTCGGTCGCGGCCCAGAGCGCCGTCGCCCTGCGCGATGTGATCCGCCGCCGGGGCCGGGGCGCGCCCCGGCCGGCCCGCGTCCTGCAGAAGGCGGTGGCCCGCCCGGTCAACGCGGCCTGGGACCTCGCCACCGGCCAGGACGTCTTCTTCCCGGGCGCGACAGAGGCCGGCCCCACGCTCAGGGACAGGATCCTGGCCGCGTACGTCGACCGGCTCCTGTACACCGCCACCGGAAACGGCCGCGTCGCGCGCCGCTTCACCGACGTGTCCTCCCTGGAGCGCGGCGCGCAAGTACTCCTCGCCCCCGGCGTGCTCCTCGCCGCCGTGCTCGGCCCGCTCAAGCCACAGCTCACCGGGCCGCCGCTCACGGACGAGGAGTGGAAGGCGGCGGGCGGCCGCTCTAGCTGA
- a CDS encoding toxin-antitoxin system, toxin component family protein — MKLVRRIRGLAAALRSPRADSEMRALAVELSRVLRKRIDTPVDVRELADALCEEMSRRRDGRPVQLRFERFPDEIEVTGLWMEFHDFDLVIIEERAETVQQLVILGHELWHMKEGHRDHHVDGAAAAARALSESPDWQEIALTVAARNGSHEADEAEAEDFGLHLASVFRSWVTGSRTRGPVDPVGRAIQASLGYRGPQD; from the coding sequence ATGAAGCTGGTCCGCAGGATTCGCGGGCTCGCGGCGGCGCTGCGTTCGCCCCGGGCCGACTCCGAGATGCGCGCCCTCGCGGTGGAGCTCAGCCGCGTACTGCGGAAGAGGATCGACACCCCGGTCGACGTACGGGAGTTGGCGGACGCCCTGTGCGAGGAGATGAGCAGGCGGCGTGACGGCCGTCCCGTCCAGCTGCGCTTCGAGCGCTTTCCCGACGAGATCGAGGTCACCGGCCTGTGGATGGAGTTCCACGACTTCGACCTCGTCATCATCGAGGAGCGCGCCGAGACCGTGCAGCAACTCGTCATCCTGGGCCATGAGTTGTGGCACATGAAGGAAGGGCACCGCGACCATCACGTCGACGGCGCGGCCGCCGCCGCACGTGCCCTCTCCGAGAGCCCCGACTGGCAGGAGATCGCCCTCACCGTCGCCGCCCGCAACGGATCCCACGAAGCGGACGAAGCCGAGGCCGAGGACTTCGGCCTGCACCTCGCCAGCGTCTTCCGCTCCTGGGTGACCGGCTCCCGTACCCGAGGACCCGTCGACCCGGTGGGCCGGGCCATCCAGGCGTCCCTGGGCTATCGCGGACCCCAGGACTGA
- a CDS encoding Trm112 family protein yields MNPDDPLLKILACPLDKGPLHLLVPDESVAAEEALYNPRLHRRYPIVDGIPQLLPSSGQQVTEDEHEELLKRMAP; encoded by the coding sequence ATGAACCCCGACGACCCGCTGCTGAAGATCCTGGCCTGCCCGCTGGACAAAGGGCCCCTGCACCTTCTCGTACCGGACGAGTCCGTGGCAGCCGAAGAGGCGCTCTACAACCCGCGCCTGCACCGCCGCTACCCGATCGTCGACGGCATCCCTCAGCTGCTGCCGTCCTCCGGGCAGCAGGTCACGGAGGACGAACACGAGGAACTCCTCAAACGGATGGCCCCATGA
- a CDS encoding RimK family alpha-L-glutamate ligase, whose translation MARVALVSYNPGEEPGADRDLPVLRAALEDAGAEAVVAYWDDPEVDWAGFDLAVIRSTWDYSWRVAEFVAWAERCGGLTRLANPAGVVRWNTDKRYVGDLAAAGVPVVPTRYLAPGDPVELPEDQEFVVKPTAGAGARYAARYTPEERERAIRQLARMHAEGLTAMVQPYVKNIDVRGERALQFFGGRLLHASRKGAVLEPGTPFDGDKVPHPRLASWEPTLAELAVAERALAAVPDGADALLYARVDLVDGDDGEPRVMELELVEPNLFLWLHPESLPVVVEAILKAAAL comes from the coding sequence GTGGCCCGTGTCGCGCTCGTCAGCTACAACCCGGGCGAGGAGCCCGGCGCGGATCGGGATCTGCCCGTGCTCAGGGCGGCCCTGGAGGACGCCGGAGCCGAAGCCGTCGTCGCGTACTGGGACGACCCCGAGGTCGACTGGGCGGGCTTCGATCTCGCCGTGATCCGGTCGACCTGGGACTACAGCTGGCGGGTGGCGGAGTTCGTGGCGTGGGCCGAGCGGTGCGGTGGGCTCACACGGCTCGCGAATCCGGCGGGGGTCGTGCGGTGGAACACCGACAAGCGGTATGTCGGGGATCTGGCGGCGGCGGGTGTCCCGGTCGTGCCGACCCGGTATCTCGCGCCGGGTGACCCCGTCGAGCTGCCCGAGGACCAGGAGTTCGTCGTGAAGCCCACCGCCGGTGCGGGAGCGCGGTACGCCGCCCGGTACACCCCCGAGGAGCGGGAGAGGGCGATACGGCAGCTCGCGCGGATGCACGCCGAGGGGCTGACCGCGATGGTGCAGCCGTACGTGAAGAACATCGACGTCCGTGGCGAGCGGGCGTTGCAGTTCTTCGGCGGTCGGCTGCTGCACGCCAGCCGGAAGGGTGCCGTGCTGGAGCCGGGGACACCGTTCGACGGGGACAAGGTTCCCCATCCGCGGCTGGCGTCCTGGGAGCCGACCCTCGCCGAACTGGCCGTCGCCGAACGGGCGTTGGCCGCCGTGCCGGACGGGGCCGACGCCCTGCTCTACGCCCGCGTCGATCTCGTCGACGGCGACGACGGCGAGCCCCGGGTGATGGAGCTGGAGCTGGTCGAGCCGAATCTCTTCCTCTGGCTGCACCCGGAGTCGCTGCCCGTCGTCGTGGAGGCGATCCTCAAGGCCGCTGCCCTTTGA
- a CDS encoding MAB_1171c family putative transporter, with protein sequence MNPSRFFDGLYISFWIPAAVLTAALAIKLPSIIKLWKDPLLRAVGGLLLLACGVFVFAAPPTIAWTNRVTGVPNISAPLVYSLITAFCGSCLLLITAWRNGISDRSETTRRATRWVVSVYSGVIVALWVLFALADTPVERVRDLDTYYATTAFMREEIVLYLLAHTVACLITYRLIRNWIRTDGLDIWLRSGLKFLGVGYAMNLIYDTSKIAAVVARWTGHDLDWLSTALSPPVACLSAILIAVGFILPHAGQYLHRRARTRLSHWRLRPLYLLTRTVTGGRVPFKLRATPELRLTRRETFIRDALLHLARYIDEDLDRRAYDAAVGLGREAGRARPLAHVVAIQDAIQTKRRSREDDADAPLGSPDIEDLLEGIEAVSRALRHTDDIRAVRERAAAAAESVPAP encoded by the coding sequence ATGAATCCTTCCCGCTTCTTCGACGGCCTGTACATCTCCTTCTGGATACCGGCGGCGGTCCTGACCGCCGCCCTGGCGATCAAACTGCCCAGCATCATCAAGCTCTGGAAGGACCCCCTGCTCAGAGCCGTCGGCGGCCTGCTCCTCCTCGCCTGCGGCGTCTTCGTCTTCGCGGCGCCGCCCACCATCGCCTGGACCAACCGCGTCACCGGCGTACCGAACATCTCGGCGCCCCTGGTCTACAGCCTCATCACCGCGTTCTGCGGATCCTGTCTGCTGCTGATCACCGCCTGGCGCAACGGCATCTCCGACCGCTCGGAGACGACCCGCCGCGCCACGCGATGGGTGGTGAGCGTCTACTCGGGCGTGATCGTCGCGCTGTGGGTGCTGTTCGCGCTCGCCGATACCCCCGTCGAGCGGGTGCGGGACCTCGACACGTACTACGCCACCACCGCCTTCATGCGCGAAGAGATCGTGCTCTACCTGCTCGCGCACACCGTGGCCTGCCTCATCACCTACCGGCTGATCCGGAACTGGATCCGCACCGACGGCCTCGACATATGGCTTCGTAGCGGCCTGAAGTTCCTCGGCGTCGGCTACGCGATGAACCTGATCTACGACACCTCGAAGATCGCGGCGGTCGTCGCCCGCTGGACCGGCCACGACCTGGACTGGCTGAGCACGGCCCTGTCGCCGCCCGTCGCCTGTCTCTCCGCCATCCTGATCGCGGTGGGTTTCATCCTTCCGCACGCAGGCCAGTACCTGCACCGCCGCGCGCGCACCCGGCTCAGCCACTGGCGCCTGCGGCCCCTGTACCTGCTGACGCGCACCGTCACGGGCGGCCGGGTCCCCTTCAAGCTGCGGGCCACCCCCGAACTGCGCCTGACACGCCGCGAGACGTTCATCCGGGACGCGCTGCTCCACCTCGCCCGGTACATCGACGAGGACCTGGACCGACGGGCGTACGACGCCGCGGTCGGCCTGGGGCGCGAGGCCGGGCGGGCGAGGCCGCTCGCCCATGTCGTGGCGATCCAGGACGCCATCCAGACCAAACGACGTTCCCGGGAGGACGACGCCGACGCCCCTCTGGGCAGCCCGGACATCGAAGACCTGCTGGAGGGGATCGAGGCCGTGTCCCGGGCCCTCCGCCACACCGACGACATCAGGGCGGTCCGCGAGCGCGCGGCCGCCGCAGCAGAGAGCGTGCCCGCCCCATGA